The genomic segment GCGATATCGAGTATGCCTTCTATGGTGCTGTTCACTATTGTAACTATCATTTTTTTGCTGGGACTAATCTGGAATATGTACAACAGATACAGGGGAAATATTTTGAAGCGATCGCTAAAGCTAAGTTTGACTTCCACGAAAGCTTTATCCGAATTGGTCAACAAACCGTTGCTAATCTACTAGGTGAAGTAGCCAATCCCCGTTATTTGGTTGGTGACTATCTCGATGAATCTACTATTTTACCAAATTGGATCGACCATAATATTGTATTTCTCGTGCTTTGTGCCTATGGGGCAAAAACCATGCTACTGTACTTATTTAAAGAGTACACAGAAGCCGTAGAAGCTGGAGCAATTGGCAAGCACTATGAACAAGCAGCAGCTGGAACACTATATGTTTCCGAGCATAGTTTCTATTACTCATTAGCACTGTTAGCCAACTGTGATCAGGTAGACTCCCAGGAAAAGCAACAGGCTCTAGAGACAGTAGCCGCAAATCAAGAGCGATTACGGTTGTGGGCAAAACATGCTCCAGTCAATTATCAACACCAATATGATCTGGTAGAAGCTGAGAGGGCAAGAGTTGAGGGAAATGTGCTGTGGGCGATGGAAGGTTATGAGCGGGCAATTACCGGAGCGATGGATACGGGATATCTTCAGGTGGAAGCCTTAGCTAATGAATTAGCAGCAGAATTTTTCCTCGATTGGGATAAAAAAACCATTGCTCAAGCTTACCTTACCAATGCCTATTATGCATACGCTCGCTGGGGTGCATTAGCTAAAGTTGAGGATTTGGAAAAACGCTATACTGACTTACTTGCTCCAATCCTGGTGGAATCAAAAATTGGCTTCAATCCTAGCAATACTGTAAACCAAACTGTGACATCCAGCAGCACCAAAATTTCTGAAGCATTGGATTTGGCAAGTGTGATCAAAGCGTCTCAAGTCCTTTCTAGTGAAATTCACCTTGAGCAGTTACTCTCTACTCTCATGGAAGTTGTGATTGAGAATGCGGGAGCAGAAAAATGTGTTCTGATTTTACCAAAAGCTGGAAAATGGGTGATTGAAGCTCAAGGTTCAATGGATCAAGTCCTAAAGCCAAGACTTCTTTCAGAAAAGGGAACAGCGGATCTGGGAACAGGGAACAGTGGACAAGAATTGACGCAAACAGAATCAGAAAACTACTTTGGTAAGAGGTCTCCAGATTTAGCAAGTAAAGGAATTAACGACACCAAGCACTTAGAGACAAAACCTGTCCTGTCAGTACTACAATCGATTCCTATCGAAGAAAGTAATACTATTCCGATCAGCGTCATTAATGCTGTTTTCCACAAATCTCAAGCTTTGGTATTTGATAACGCTAGTGAAGAAACCACCTTAGCTGCTGACCCCTATATTATTCAGCAACAACCAAAAAGTGCTTTGTGTACTCCTATCCTTACTCAAGGTAAACTGATTGGTATTCTATATCTCGAAAACAATCAATGCACTGCAGCATTTACTAGTGACAGACTGGAAGTCCTTAAACTTTTGTGTTCTCAAGCTGCTATCTCCTTGGAAAATGCTCAACTTTACAGCAATTTAGAGCAAGCCAAAAGCCAACTAGAAGATTATTCCCATAACCTAGAAGAAAAGGTAGCTGAACGCACCCAAGAACTCTCTCAAACTCTCGACGACCTTACGGCTACTCAGAAAAAGCTAGTGGAATCGGAAAAAATGGCTGCTTTGGGTGGTCTGGTGGCGGGAGTCGCCCACGAAATCAATACTCCTGTTGGTACTAGTATTACTGCTGCTTCCATTTTAGCTGATGAAACTCAAGGATTTTGTAAGGTTTTAAAAAACGGAAAATTAAAGCGGTCGGTGCTACAAAATTATCTAGACACCGTCCAAGAATCCAGTGAACTAATTCTGAGTAACTTACAACGAGCTGGGGAGTTGGTGCAAAGTTTTAAACAAGTTGCAGTTGACCAAGCTCATCTAGATAAGCGCACCTTGAATGTTAAAGAATATCTAGAGGAGGTCTTAATCAGCTTAGAGCCTCAACTCAAACAAGCCTCCCACACATTAACCATAGAAGGGGATGAAACAGTTACCATAGAAACCTATCCCGGCGCTATCTCACAAGTTATTACGAATTTAGTCATGAACTCTATTAGCCATGGTTATCAGCCAAAACAAAATGGACAGTTACATCTTCAGGTTGACAGAGTTGAAGAAGAATTAATGATTACCTATCATGATGATGGCTGTGGGATTGCTCAGGAGCATTTAGGACAAATTTTTGAACCTTTCTTTACTACTGCTAGAGCCAGAGGTGGCAGTGGTCTAGGACTGCATATTGTCTATAACTTAGTGACTCAGAAGCTACTGGGGCAGATTGAGGTTAACTCTCAAATTGGTAAGGGTACTGAGTTTATTATTACTCTACCGATAGGTTAAATGAAGAATTGAGAATGTAGAATTAAGAATGTAGAATTAAGAATGTAGAATTGAGAATGTAGAATTAAGAATGTAGAATTGAGAATGTAGAATTGAGAATGTAGAATTGAGAATGTAGAATTGAGAAATTTTATCAGCATCTAGTTGGGTAGTGGCGTGGCACAGCTAAAATAGTGCAATAGATTTTTGCTACCCATCTTCCCACACTCCCCACACCCCCCACACTCCCCCATCTGTTTCTAATGCAACATTTAAGGCTTGCCACGCCAGTAGGGTGCGTTAGGGACGGACTCGCCATGATTTTATCAGTAGCCAGTATTGGGACAGACCGTCCCGTAACGCACCACAGGTTCAAACAGCATGCATTGAGATGCACCCGTCTATTTTTTTATGGTGCCTTGGGAAAAAAATGCCTAGGAAATAAAAAAAAGCGATCGCATATCTCAACCCCTGCTCACCCCCAAAATGTTGATTTTGGAGGATTGACAACATTAATAGTTTGTGATATTGAAAACAAAATTAGGTTGATTTATATCATGTCGGGATAATTACCCTGTCTTGATGCAGTCGCTCATGGGGGAAACCCCCAAGACCGCGCTGCATCGCTTAATAAAAATTTCCCCCATCTCCCCATCTCCCCACACTTCCCACCCTCCCTGACAGGGGTAGGTTTTTAACAAAGACGTGAGTGTGGGCAGTGGAGTGTAGAAGGTTTGGGGTGTCGGGTAGTTTGAAATTAGACCCAATGGGAATAGAGTGCTGCTTGTGAAGTTCTCCCCCGGTAAATCGGAGATTATACCGGGGGCTTCTAAAATAAAGAGAGTTGAACATAGCTCTCTACCTCAGAAGTTTCCTGCTTCATAGGCTGTCGATTGACTAAGCCTCCACAGGCAGGCAAGATGATACCCACCTCGCTCAATGCCCGGTTGAGAATGTTTATCGCTGCATTCTCGTCTCTGTCGATTTCCAAACCACAGTCCGGGCATTGATGAGTTCTAACCGACAAAGTTTTAGGCACTAATGCCCCGCAGCCAGAGCAGTTCTGAGAGGTTCCATGAGGAGAAACCTTGACGACATGGCAACCGCGTTTGACCGCTACTGCTTCCAGTATCGTCATGAATCCTCCCCAACCTGCATCAAGAATTGATTTTGCTAACCTTGTCTTAGCCAGTCCTCTAATGTTTAAATCTTCAACAGCAATCAGATCAAAGCGTCGGCTTAAAGATTGAGCCACTCGGTAATGTTGCTCTTTTCGTTGCCTCTGAATCTTCTGGTGAATTCGTTGAACTCGATTCAATTGTTTTAGATAATTATTAGAGCGTTTTTGCTTCCTAGATAAACACCTCTGTGCCCTAGCAAGACGCGCTTGACCTTTTCTATAAAACTGTTTAATCGGGAAAAATTCACCCTCTGAAGTCACAGCAAATTCTTTAATCCCAACGTCTACACCCACTCCAGTTTTAATGGTTTCAACTGGGATTAACTTAGGGATAGATTCATCCTGAATTACCAAACAAACATACCAACCATCAGCTTTTTTGATGAGTGTAGCTGTCTTAATAACAAAACCAAACGGTATCGGACGATGCCTGACAACAGGAATAACACCCAAGCGACTAATAATTATATTTTTGCCATCAAATTTAAGTGCTGCTTTTGGGTGATTAACTCGACTAAAACCAATTGACCTTAATTTGCCTTTTGATTTAAATCGAGGTCTACCACCGCGTTTCCCGGTCTTGTCTGGCACTAGCCAACGTTTCCAGGCTTGATCAAGTCTCTGCAAGTTAATTTGTTGAACTTCAGAGTAAATCTCTTTGTATTCAGGAAACAGTTGCTTAGTTTCTTTGAGTGCTGACTGCTGAAAATAATAATCAGGCTTCTCAGGAATCTCGCCAATAGGCTCTGAAATAATAGAGCAACGATCAATCTGACAACGAGTTCTGTTTAGCCAGTCTAACCGCTGACCTAACCCATAATTCCAGTGCCGTCTTAGCAACTCTAACCAGTGTTCCATCTTGGCTATTTGTTGCGGTTCTGGCTTGATTCTGTAGCAATACGTGATTATCATCTAGCAGTCCTAAATGATTCGTCAAATATATTGGCCTTAGCAATCGCTATAACCCAAGACCTGCAAAGATTTTAGATTTTGCCGATGATTTTACAACTGATTTAGGATTGCTATAGTATTTATTATACTATTTACCGCTTTTAAATGTCCAGCAAATATGAAAAAGGATTTAGGTCTGTTTAAACGCTTACCGCTGATCTTGTTCTAGTGACAAAGTATCGCTATCAAGTGATTCCCCCCACAATATTGAATCGACTAAAAACTATCTTTGTTCGCGAAGCGTCGGCTACGCCGAAGAGACTTGTCAAAAATGGTAATGTAAGCTGATTGAGTTCAATGGGAAAGTAGATCACGTATATCTGTTATTCTCTTATCCCCCTCAAGTTCAACTTAGCAAATTGATGGCAAACCTCAAGACAGTATCTAGTCGGTTAATCAGAAAAGCATATTCTGAACAACTAGCCAAATACTCTAAAAAACCTGTCTTCTGGACAGGCTCATATTTTCTTGCCTCTTGTGGAGGCGTGACTATTGAGCAGTTAAAAAAGTATGTGGAACAACAAACCCCGTCCGGCAATTCCCCGCCCGTTAAGTCTGGCGACTATAACGGGTGATCCCTTGCCTGGTCTAGTTGGGAATACTAAGGTGATTCTTTTGATCAAGCATCCAGATCCACCAGTTTCCTATTGTCAATCCTCAACTGGCCATGACTATGAGCAGCACTGTGATCACACTTACTGGCTATCAAATTACCGAAACCCTTTACGGGAGTTCCAGAACCCTAGTTTATCGAGGCTTACGGGAGTCGAACCAAATACCCGTAGTCATTAAACTACTCAATACCGACTATCCTAGCTTCGGTGAACTGGTACGATTTCGCAATCAGTTCACCATTGCCAAAAACCTTGACATCCCTGGGATTGTTAAGCCTTATTGTCTGGAACACTATCGCCATAGTTATGCATTGGTGATGGAGGATTTTGGTGGTATTTCCCTGGGTAACTATAGTAATGGTCAGCCCATGAGCTTAGGCACATTCTTTCCGATTGCCCTGCAAATTATTACCACCCTACAGGGACTATATCTCCAGGGGGTGATTCACAAAGATATTAAACCTGCCAATATCTTGATTAATCCAGACACTAAACAGGTCAAACTGATTGACTTTAGTCTGGCTTCTGTGCTACCTCGGGAAATAATGGTGCTTCAAAGTCCCAATGTCTTGGAAGGCACTCTCGCTTACCTATCACCGGAACAAACTGGACGGATGAATCGGAGCATTGACTACCGCAGCGACTTCTATAGTTTGGGAGTGACTTTCTTTAAATTGCTCACGGGACAATTACCCTTCCCTAGCACTGACCCGATGGAGTTAGTTCACTGTCATATTGCTAAGCAACCTCCTGCTGCGGATAGCGTTAAGGGGGATATTCCTCCTATGCTTTCTCAGATCATTGGCAAGCTGATGGGGAAAAATGCCGAAGACCGTTATCAGAGTGCTTTAGGGTTGAAGCATGATTTGGAAACTTGCTTCAAGCAGTGGCAGGAAACTGGCAGGATTGAATCCTTTAAGTTAGGCAGTCGGGATATTTGCGTTCGCGTAGCGGCTCCTAGGGAGCATCGCTTCATAATTCCGGAAAAACTCTATGGTCGTGCCTGGGAAGTAGACACTTTACTGGCAGCCTTTGAGCGGGTGAGTAACTCCGCCAGTAGCATCGAAATGATATTAGTAGCAGGGTTTTCCGGCATTGGTAAAACCTCTGTGGTCAATGAAGTCCACAAGCCGATTGTGCGACAACGGGGTTATTTCATCAAAGGGAAATTTGACCAATTCCAGCGAAACATTCCCTTTTCAGCATTTGTCCAAGCTTTCCGAGACTTGATGGGGCAACTGTTGAGTGAAACTGATGCTCAATTGCAACAGTGGAAAACTAGAATTATTACAGCACTGGCAGATAATGGTCAAGTCATTATTGAAGTCATTCCCGAACTAGAACGGATTATCGGCCAACAGCCTCCTGTCCCAGAATTATCAGGGAGTGCGGCACAAAATCGCTTCAATCGGCTGTTCCAGAAATTCATTGAGGTCTTCACCACTCCTGAGCATCCCTTAGTGATTTTCCTGGATGATTTGCAATGGGCAGATTTGGCTTCGTTGAAGTTGATGCAATTGTTGATCAGTGAAACAGAGACTGGTTATCTGTTGCTGATTGGTGCTTATCGGGATAACGAAGTATTCCCAGCCCATCCCTTGATGGTGACCCTAGATCAGATTGCTAAAACTAAGGCTACTGTCAATACTATTACCTTAGCTCCTCTGAAGCCATCTGACCTTAACTGTTTGATTGCAGATACTCTCCATTGTGCTGTGGAACTAGCAGCGCCTTTAACCGAACTAGTTAATCAAAAAACTCAAGGGAATCCTTTCTTTGCCACTCAATTCCTCAAATCTTTGCCTGAAGATGGACTGATTAGCTTTAATTTTGAATTTGGTTATTGGCAGTGTGACATTGCTAAAATAAAAGCTGTGGCGCTGACTGATGATGTCGTGGAATTTATGGGGCTCCAGTTGAAGAAGTTGCCAGTCGTGACTCAGGAGATACTTCAACTAGCTGCTTGTATTGGTAACCAATTTGATTTAGCAACCCTAGCCATTGTCTATGAAAAATCCGAATCTGAAACAGCAGCTAATTTATGGAAGGCGCTACAAGAAGGATTTATCTTACCAATCACTGAAATTTACAAGTTTTTTCAGGATTATAACTATGATAACTTATCAGTTTCTGAGCTTAAGTCCTTTGGTAGTTTGGATGTCAAACCCAGAGCTACAGAAAGCTTAGGGCAACCAGTATCAGAGGTTTTGGGGCAAGAGTTTAGCTACCGATTTTTGCACGACCGAGTGCAGCAAGCCGCTTATTTTCTGATTCCAGAAGACCAGAAGCAATCAACTCATTGGAAAATTGGTCAACTACTGTTAGAAAATACGTCTTTAGCAGAACGGGAAGAGAAAATTTTTGATATTGTCAGCCAGTTGAATTATGGTGTGGACTTAATTTCTGAGCAAGTTGAACGGAATGAACTAGCTCAGTTAAATTTAATGGCAGGACGTAAAGCTAAGGCTTCTACAGCCTATGGTGCTGCGGTTGAATATTTAAGGTTGGGGATGACACTGCTAGCAGCAGATAGTTGGCACAGTAACTATGACCTAACCTTGTCATTATATCAGGAAGCAGCACAATCAGAGTACCTCAGCACTAACTTTGACAGGGCAATTGCTTTAAGCGATATTATTTTAGAGCAAGCCACTAAGATACTTGACTGCGTAAAGGCTGATGAGCTAAAGGTACAGATTTATATTGCTCAAGACTACCAGAGCAAAGGGATTGAGATTGGATTAGAAGCGTTAGAAAAGCTGAAGATTCCCCTAGTATCTAGTGCCTCAGGATACAAGAATAAGTTAGTGAAATTACCATCCCTAAGGGATTTGGCAACTATGCCAACGATGACCAATCCCGAGCAACTAGCGGCGCTTCGGATTCTATTAACCCTTGCGCCTCCGATACATCGTGTCAAACCTAATCTGTATCCGTACGTGGCATTGACTATGATTGGTCTATGTCTCGACCATGGTCATTCATCCTTAGCCGCTGGTGTCTATGTAATTTACGGTGTGTTTCTCCGTGAATTTATCGAGGATGTGGAGTCGGCTTATCACTCTGGTCAGATAGCATTACGGCTGTTGGAACAGTATCAAGCTAAAACCCTCACATCTAAAGTTCACCTAATTTTCAGCGTGTTCATCTGTCCTGGAAAAGAACATGGGAGAGCAACACTAAATTTATTGCGGGAGGGAATTCAACGTGTACGTGAAGAAGGAAATATAGAATATGTTGGCTATTTCATTAACGCCTATTTTACTCATTTATATTTGCTGGGGGAGAGTTTATTTGTTATCAACAAAGAAGCTAGTAAATATATGGATTTACTAGTTATAACCCAACAAAAATATTGTTTATTATATACTAATACATGGAAACACGTAACCTTAAGCTTTCAAGGATTGTTAGCTGATAAATACCAATTAGTGAGTGATGATTTTAATGAGCATGAAATGTTTAATCATTTCCACAAAACTCATAATCATCAATCACTGTTTAACCTCCATTTAGCTAAATTAATCATTCGGTATACCTTTCACGATTACGAACAAGCTGTTGTTCATGGTTCAAAAGCTACCGAGTATGAAGATGGAGCATTTGGTCTACTGGTAGTTGTTGCTCATAACTTCTACTATTCCCTATCGTTACTTGCTCAGTATCCTAACCGCGATCGCGAAGCGTGGCCTACAGCCAATCGCACTCAGCAAGACCACTACCTAAACCAAGTAAAGGTGAACCAAAAAACCCTGGGCAATTGGGCTGACCATGCTCCTGCAAATTTCCAACATAAGTATAATCTGGTGGCAGCAGAAATAGCGCGAGTTGTCGGGGATACTCTCGATGCTATGGAGCTGTACGATCTTGCCATTGCTGGCGCAAAAGACAACGAATACCTTCACGAAGAAGCCCTTGCTAATGAACTGGCTGCTACGTTTTACTTAGAGCGGGGCAAACCCAAAATTGCCCAAATTTACCTCACTGATGCCTACTATGCCTACGCTCGCTGGGGAGCTAAAGCTAAAGTTGAGGATTTAGAACAAGGCTATCCTGAATTACTGGCTGTGATCCAGCAACAACAGACTATTAGCCTCGATCCTAGTCATTCAATTACCACCGATCATAGTCAGTCTTTATCGACTTTGAGCCTAATCCAAAGTATCAGCTCAAATAGCCTTAGTGTTTCAGACGCTTTAGATTTGGCAACAGTGATCAAAGCATCTCAAGCCATTGCCAGGGAAATTCAACTTGAGCAGTTATTCTCTACCTTAATGAAAGTGATCATTGAAAATGCAGGAGCAGAAAAATGTGCTTTGATTTTGCCTAAAGCTGGAAAATGGGTGATCGACGCTTACTATATAACTCAGTCTATCTCCAAAGGCAACTCCAAAGGCAACTCCGAAGGTAATTCGGAATCAGATCAGCAATTCTCTGTAACCGTACTGCAATCAATTCCGGTAGTAAAGAGTCAAGATATTTCAGTTAGCGTGATCAACTATGTTGCCCATAGCTCCGAAACTTTAGTATTAGATAACGCTAGTGTGGAAACTATGTTGGCAGCTGACCTCTATATTATTAAGCAACAACCTAAGAGTATCTTGTGTACACCTATCCTCAATCACGGTCAACTGATTGGTATTGTGTACCTTGAAAATAATCAATGTACTGGAGCGTTTACTAAGGATAGGTTAGAAATTCTGGAACTGTTGTGCTCTCAAGCGGCTATCTCTCTAGAAAATGCTAATCTCTACAACACCCTGGAAGAAAAAGTTGCTGAACGCACTCAAGAACTGTCTGAAACTCTGGAAGACCTGAAAGCGACTCAGAAACAGTTAGTGGAATCTGAGACTAAAGCCGTTTTAAGTAGCTTTGTGGCTGGTGTCAGTGACGAAATCAGTACGCCGGTTGGCAATGGGATTACTGCTGCTTCTACCCTAGCTGATGAAACTCTTGGATTTATCCATAGCTTCCAAGAGGGTAAATTAAAGCGCTCGGCACTCCAAAACTATTTGGAAGTGGCTCAAGAATCCAGTGAATTAATTCTGAGTAACTTACAACGGGCTGGGGAGTTGGTGCAAAATTTCCGGCAAGTTGCTGTTGACCAAGATGATTTAGAAAAGCGCACCTTAAGTCTTAAACACTATCTCGAAGAGGTCTTACTTACTTTAGAGCCTAAACTCAAACAGACTGCCCATGGTTTAACCCTAAAAGGAGACGATACAGTTACGATCAATACTTATCCAGGAGCTATTTGGAAAATTGTTACTCATTTAGTGATCAATTCCATTACCCATGCCTATCAACCATCAGAGCAAGGACAGTTAACCTTAACTGTTGAGAGGATTCAGGATCAGGTGATGCTTAAGTATGATGATGATGGCTGTGGGATTCCTCAGGAGCATGTGGGCAAAATTTTTGAACCTTTCTTTACTACTGCTAGACCTCAAGGCAGAACTGGTTTGGGGTTACATATTGTCTACAATTTAGTGACTCAGAAGCTACTGGGACAAATTGAGGTCAAGTCTGAAGTTGGTAAAGGTACTGAGTTTATGATTACTCTACCGATAGGTTGAAGGTTGGTTGGTTGAAGGTTGTTGAAGGTTGAAGGTGGGTTGGTTGAAGGT from the Moorena sp. SIOASIH genome contains:
- a CDS encoding ATP-binding sensor histidine kinase gives rise to the protein MSSTVITLTGYQITETLYGSSRTLVYRGLRESNQIPVVIKLLNTDYPSFGELVRFRNQFTIAKNLDIPGIVKPYCLEHYRHSYALVMEDFGGISLGNYSNGQPMSLGTFFPIALQIITTLQGLYLQGVIHKDIKPANILINPDTKQVKLIDFSLASVLPREIMVLQSPNVLEGTLAYLSPEQTGRMNRSIDYRSDFYSLGVTFFKLLTGQLPFPSTDPMELVHCHIAKQPPAADSVKGDIPPMLSQIIGKLMGKNAEDRYQSALGLKHDLETCFKQWQETGRIESFKLGSRDICVRVAAPREHRFIIPEKLYGRAWEVDTLLAAFERVSNSASSIEMILVAGFSGIGKTSVVNEVHKPIVRQRGYFIKGKFDQFQRNIPFSAFVQAFRDLMGQLLSETDAQLQQWKTRIITALADNGQVIIEVIPELERIIGQQPPVPELSGSAAQNRFNRLFQKFIEVFTTPEHPLVIFLDDLQWADLASLKLMQLLISETETGYLLLIGAYRDNEVFPAHPLMVTLDQIAKTKATVNTITLAPLKPSDLNCLIADTLHCAVELAAPLTELVNQKTQGNPFFATQFLKSLPEDGLISFNFEFGYWQCDIAKIKAVALTDDVVEFMGLQLKKLPVVTQEILQLAACIGNQFDLATLAIVYEKSESETAANLWKALQEGFILPITEIYKFFQDYNYDNLSVSELKSFGSLDVKPRATESLGQPVSEVLGQEFSYRFLHDRVQQAAYFLIPEDQKQSTHWKIGQLLLENTSLAEREEKIFDIVSQLNYGVDLISEQVERNELAQLNLMAGRKAKASTAYGAAVEYLRLGMTLLAADSWHSNYDLTLSLYQEAAQSEYLSTNFDRAIALSDIILEQATKILDCVKADELKVQIYIAQDYQSKGIEIGLEALEKLKIPLVSSASGYKNKLVKLPSLRDLATMPTMTNPEQLAALRILLTLAPPIHRVKPNLYPYVALTMIGLCLDHGHSSLAAGVYVIYGVFLREFIEDVESAYHSGQIALRLLEQYQAKTLTSKVHLIFSVFICPGKEHGRATLNLLREGIQRVREEGNIEYVGYFINAYFTHLYLLGESLFVINKEASKYMDLLVITQQKYCLLYTNTWKHVTLSFQGLLADKYQLVSDDFNEHEMFNHFHKTHNHQSLFNLHLAKLIIRYTFHDYEQAVVHGSKATEYEDGAFGLLVVVAHNFYYSLSLLAQYPNRDREAWPTANRTQQDHYLNQVKVNQKTLGNWADHAPANFQHKYNLVAAEIARVVGDTLDAMELYDLAIAGAKDNEYLHEEALANELAATFYLERGKPKIAQIYLTDAYYAYARWGAKAKVEDLEQGYPELLAVIQQQQTISLDPSHSITTDHSQSLSTLSLIQSISSNSLSVSDALDLATVIKASQAIAREIQLEQLFSTLMKVIIENAGAEKCALILPKAGKWVIDAYYITQSISKGNSKGNSEGNSESDQQFSVTVLQSIPVVKSQDISVSVINYVAHSSETLVLDNASVETMLAADLYIIKQQPKSILCTPILNHGQLIGIVYLENNQCTGAFTKDRLEILELLCSQAAISLENANLYNTLEEKVAERTQELSETLEDLKATQKQLVESETKAVLSSFVAGVSDEISTPVGNGITAASTLADETLGFIHSFQEGKLKRSALQNYLEVAQESSELILSNLQRAGELVQNFRQVAVDQDDLEKRTLSLKHYLEEVLLTLEPKLKQTAHGLTLKGDDTVTINTYPGAIWKIVTHLVINSITHAYQPSEQGQLTLTVERIQDQVMLKYDDDGCGIPQEHVGKIFEPFFTTARPQGRTGLGLHIVYNLVTQKLLGQIEVKSEVGKGTEFMITLPIG
- a CDS encoding transposase, which encodes MIITYCYRIKPEPQQIAKMEHWLELLRRHWNYGLGQRLDWLNRTRCQIDRCSIISEPIGEIPEKPDYYFQQSALKETKQLFPEYKEIYSEVQQINLQRLDQAWKRWLVPDKTGKRGGRPRFKSKGKLRSIGFSRVNHPKAALKFDGKNIIISRLGVIPVVRHRPIPFGFVIKTATLIKKADGWYVCLVIQDESIPKLIPVETIKTGVGVDVGIKEFAVTSEGEFFPIKQFYRKGQARLARAQRCLSRKQKRSNNYLKQLNRVQRIHQKIQRQRKEQHYRVAQSLSRRFDLIAVEDLNIRGLAKTRLAKSILDAGWGGFMTILEAVAVKRGCHVVKVSPHGTSQNCSGCGALVPKTLSVRTHQCPDCGLEIDRDENAAINILNRALSEVGIILPACGGLVNRQPMKQETSEVESYVQLSLF